A DNA window from Vigna angularis cultivar LongXiaoDou No.4 chromosome 1, ASM1680809v1, whole genome shotgun sequence contains the following coding sequences:
- the LOC108336799 gene encoding uncharacterized protein LOC108336799 — protein MANQEKQHKRGFMYIYKGGIGNQRKKELEHGVGQDKKSNSRSWLHKISRTRVFNGGGNGNRDVDIGGGGEEFVEARKSTSCLELGSPAGGFVEGRKSVSFVETAASPAARGITVEDGRKSVSHIEKHFAVAEMVEARKSVSHIETFSSVAAYLHVKVLVSDMPSFMQLHAFRCARRTFDSLEKFSAKHIAHNVKKEFDKGYGPVWHCIVGSNFGSFVTHSTGCFLYFSMENLYILLFKTKVKKALD, from the exons ATGGCTAACCAGGAAAAGCAACACAAGAGAGGCTTCATGTACATCTACAAAGGTGGCATAGGAAATCAGAGGAAGAAAGAGTTGGAGCATGGTGTGGGGCAGGACAAGAAATCCAATTCACGCAGTTGGTTGCACAAGATTTCGAGAACTCGAGTTTTTAATGGTGGTGGTAATGGTAACAGAGACGTGGACATTGGAGGTGGAGGGGAAGAATTTGTGGAGGCGAGGAAATCAACTTCTTGTTTAGAGTTAGGATCACCTGCGGGAGGATTTGTCGAGGGGAGAAAATCAGTATCTTTCGTTGAGACAGCCGCATCACCCGCAGCAAGAGGAATCACGgttgaagatggaagaaaatcAGTGTCCCACATAGAGAAACACTTTGCGGTGGCGGAAATGGTCGAGGCACGAAAGTCCGTGTCCCACATCGAAACATTCTCCTCTGTGGCTGCCTATCTTCATGTAAAGGTTTTGGTCTCAGACATGCCGTCCTTCATGCAACTGCACGCGTTTCGTTGTGCGAGAAGGACATTCGATAGCTTGGAGAAGTTTAGCGCAAAACACATCGCTCATAACGTAAAGAAG GAATTTGACAAAGGGTATGGTCCTGTCTGGCATTGCATTGTAGGCTCAAATTTTGGTTCATTCGTCACACATTCAACTGGCtgctttctttatttttcaatggaaaatttatatattctacTGTTCAAGACCAAAGTTAAGAAAGCTCTGGATTAA